One segment of Capnocytophaga sp. oral taxon 878 DNA contains the following:
- a CDS encoding DUF6493 family protein codes for MFEYLKKLITTHDLSALFSFCSNLADNERLALLEEFQQTKWGLKESFWDKGMFDLQPPNNSDYEFIIALFLLTRSVEEYQTLSIHKICGYYLTSSRLFSNSKALHILPKILQEEKCRFILDLYHSVKPEDREFIAFETYWALYKAGEIPFDEALFTKNITATYLYDDKKVRYTDLVLHDQEFHDKIFRRLHLYENQMFHDAKPWEDFFVHLQRQGYVFDRKYIPELLESLLNPWKKPHLNWHCRWVEFLKPTTNELLACQQTLFALLSTGNTNLINFALKHIQQIGSEKDFDFQAFADNFALCFTTQKIAKSQLIGLHILEKYFQKQAPINLDYREQLAVLFTVPDAKLQEKVASLLKTYFGEEGLVEVVAPYQDYLKGKALELFSTLSPAPIQNNNLSSQLTDCSPSGKSVRVGYVAKLETPTTPEALLFLLGDCLRERTPQTIDLFFEGFNQLQDDFPADFKEQLAPYLKQLDRHWNGIASVPILHWFLLRWIGDKKKLNKGDETFFLTTLPYLYHKAQHLLENRKKENKLPFLSTPTHAPFYIEAEVLMDRLLQYEVQGETPDLHDLVVACNRLLFKDISVVAKEKAQQLKGAYTPAIQYYIGLTDKVEPTEELLPLWTQITRIKHPDGEFVEFANTSAKDFPTVVKPFMIHFWIKTRKQSDVTFHYLNLEDNWNNNFDARKKPTEYPVLYYNAGNSRRGWGTDILYQCSLNPHYAEAQILRYIASYAKGNESYDIERMQVPMQVLLENHLPIYHSGWLFVAAALLFEKKPTRDMAAAYILECLENGANLNLLAQYIGKLLAEQYAPIARFMEFLDLPTRDPKVKAFQKAVVEAYLPLAEKLEKKPTNHKKLVTYNLS; via the coding sequence ATGTTTGAATACTTAAAAAAACTGATTACTACTCACGATTTAAGCGCTCTCTTTTCCTTCTGCAGTAACTTAGCAGATAACGAGCGCCTTGCCCTATTAGAGGAATTCCAACAGACAAAATGGGGACTTAAAGAATCTTTTTGGGATAAAGGTATGTTTGATTTGCAACCGCCTAATAATTCCGATTACGAGTTTATTATAGCACTATTCCTCCTTACCCGAAGTGTGGAAGAATACCAAACGCTCAGTATTCACAAAATATGTGGCTATTATCTAACAAGTTCCCGCTTATTTAGTAACTCAAAAGCGCTACATATCCTCCCCAAAATCCTTCAAGAGGAAAAGTGTCGCTTTATCTTGGATTTGTACCACTCCGTAAAACCTGAAGACAGAGAGTTTATTGCGTTTGAAACCTATTGGGCGCTCTACAAGGCGGGAGAAATTCCGTTTGATGAGGCACTTTTTACTAAAAATATCACGGCAACCTATCTTTATGATGATAAAAAAGTCCGTTATACAGATTTAGTGCTACACGATCAAGAGTTCCACGATAAGATATTTAGGCGTTTGCACCTCTATGAAAACCAAATGTTCCACGATGCCAAACCGTGGGAGGACTTCTTTGTGCATTTGCAAAGGCAAGGCTATGTGTTCGATAGAAAGTACATTCCTGAACTTTTGGAGAGCCTACTCAACCCTTGGAAGAAACCTCACCTGAATTGGCATTGCCGTTGGGTTGAGTTCTTAAAACCTACTACCAACGAACTGCTGGCTTGCCAGCAAACTCTTTTTGCCCTACTTAGCACAGGCAACACCAACCTCATCAACTTTGCCCTTAAGCATATACAGCAAATTGGTAGTGAAAAAGACTTTGACTTTCAAGCCTTCGCTGATAACTTTGCGCTTTGCTTTACTACCCAAAAGATAGCTAAATCACAGCTTATAGGTTTACATATTTTAGAAAAATACTTCCAGAAACAAGCCCCTATCAATCTTGACTATCGCGAGCAATTAGCGGTACTCTTCACTGTTCCTGATGCTAAACTCCAAGAGAAAGTTGCAAGCTTATTAAAGACTTATTTTGGAGAAGAGGGATTAGTAGAAGTAGTAGCACCCTATCAGGATTACCTAAAAGGTAAAGCCCTAGAACTTTTTTCAACCCTAAGTCCTGCTCCTATTCAGAACAATAATCTTTCCTCTCAACTTACCGATTGTTCCCCTTCGGGAAAGTCTGTGAGAGTAGGCTATGTGGCGAAACTTGAAACGCCCACCACTCCCGAAGCCTTATTATTCTTATTGGGAGATTGCCTCCGCGAGCGTACGCCCCAGACTATTGACCTTTTCTTTGAGGGCTTTAACCAATTGCAAGATGACTTCCCTGCTGACTTCAAGGAGCAGTTAGCACCCTATCTTAAGCAGTTAGACAGACACTGGAACGGCATAGCCTCGGTACCTATACTGCATTGGTTTTTACTGCGTTGGATAGGTGATAAAAAGAAACTAAACAAGGGGGATGAAACATTTTTTCTCACCACATTGCCTTATTTATACCACAAAGCCCAGCATCTGTTGGAGAATCGGAAGAAGGAAAACAAACTTCCTTTTCTTTCTACCCCTACGCATGCCCCCTTCTATATAGAGGCAGAGGTGCTGATGGACAGGCTACTACAGTACGAGGTACAAGGCGAAACCCCTGACTTACACGACTTGGTGGTGGCTTGCAACCGATTGCTGTTTAAGGACATTTCGGTAGTAGCTAAAGAAAAAGCCCAACAACTCAAAGGTGCCTACACCCCTGCTATTCAGTATTATATAGGGCTTACGGATAAGGTAGAGCCTACTGAAGAACTCTTGCCTCTTTGGACGCAAATCACACGTATTAAGCACCCTGATGGTGAGTTCGTAGAGTTTGCCAATACCTCGGCTAAGGATTTTCCTACTGTGGTAAAGCCTTTTATGATTCATTTCTGGATTAAAACGCGCAAGCAAAGTGATGTTACCTTCCATTACCTGAACTTAGAGGACAATTGGAATAACAATTTTGATGCACGTAAGAAACCTACGGAATACCCTGTATTGTATTACAATGCAGGCAACAGTCGCCGAGGTTGGGGAACAGATATATTGTACCAATGCAGTCTAAACCCACACTATGCTGAGGCGCAAATCCTGCGCTATATAGCCTCTTATGCCAAGGGCAACGAGTCGTATGATATAGAGCGTATGCAAGTGCCTATGCAAGTGCTGCTTGAGAACCATTTGCCTATCTATCACAGTGGTTGGCTGTTTGTAGCCGCCGCCTTGCTCTTTGAGAAAAAGCCCACCCGCGATATGGCAGCTGCTTATATCTTAGAATGCTTGGAAAATGGTGCCAATCTCAACCTATTGGCGCAATACATTGGTAAGCTATTAGCTGAACAATACGCCCCCATAGCCCGCTTTATGGAGTTTTTGGATCTCCCTACCCGCGACCCCAAAGTAAAGGCTTTCCAAAAAGCAGTAGTAGAAGCCTATTTGCCTTTGGCTGAAAAATTAGAGAAGAAACCTACCAATCATAAGAAATTAGTCACCTATAATCTTTCATAA
- a CDS encoding DUF6493 family protein, whose translation MVQENLLLALKAQNWDEIRNICFSLSEQEKMQIKKQTEHKDWEGLLGSKRLSYENKYLITYLMMCVCHSVEELLSIEKQLDFTSIKSYHTRIKYPLFFLNSQHSQAFMDFIHTPEGAYMIEGAQQVFEQSPRSFSIEILLALYTEGIIPFNEEIFVKNLYDIEYYRTQEAEAAEVLLQYPELARRVIPHTAKYIDYAISSGLEWQKVFALLCKKNYFPDKSFVRSFIEVLLNPWKKNVLDMYCRWIEGLTPTEEELLPSQHTLFALLTLDKSSLINFAMKSIAQISIHPAFDFQAFADNFALCFTVPKIAKSQLIGVEILEKYYKKQALKNIEYCEQLAVLFTVPDAKLQEKVASLLITYFKGENLAEIVVPYKAYLKEEAKNKLENVISKMQEEVSLQEETHNTETTTITEEYNPSPLSAPSSWDSVLFLLGDCLREPAAHTIDVFLEGLITLQDNFPADWVKSLSPYIKQLSKRIGKEIPTDMILLGVLRALIDKRPLALDPKCSYTWEELCKKRKKLSEKEFEAYTQDYYLGNARQVLPYLFRKGQMVIDFILQHCQLPLLSTPTHLPFYIEAEVFVDKLLQYEKQGVEPDIDDLIVACNRLLFREVSVTAKEKSKQLKGNYALAIQYYLGLTDEVQLTEDLLPLWAQITRIKHPDREFEEFASTSAKDILGVVKPYLIDYGWQEDNGHKEFAFGHHTEWVGVSYTDLKNAFPYWYYNANGGSSPISTIFEYKLSLNPHYPNAMLCDYISTWVTGNEVREIRNMSVPLEVLLRYDIRVRHSGWLYIGTALLFEKRPSRDLAYEYICQAIARGEDLSYLKTYIAQALAWDFLPIPRFIEFLDRPISDPKVKAFQKAVVEVYLALVEKQEKKPTNHKKLANWLIS comes from the coding sequence ATGGTACAAGAGAATTTACTGTTGGCTCTTAAGGCACAGAATTGGGATGAGATACGAAATATATGTTTTTCCTTGTCCGAGCAAGAAAAGATGCAAATTAAAAAACAGACTGAGCATAAAGATTGGGAAGGACTTTTGGGAAGCAAGCGTCTTAGTTACGAAAATAAGTACCTTATTACTTATCTGATGATGTGTGTATGCCATAGTGTAGAAGAATTGTTAAGCATAGAGAAGCAGTTGGATTTTACTTCTATAAAGAGTTATCATACGCGTATTAAGTATCCTCTTTTCTTTTTGAATTCCCAACACTCCCAAGCCTTTATGGATTTTATCCATACTCCCGAAGGAGCGTATATGATAGAGGGAGCCCAACAGGTTTTTGAGCAGTCCCCGCGTAGTTTTTCTATCGAGATACTCTTAGCGCTCTATACAGAGGGGATTATACCTTTTAATGAGGAGATTTTTGTTAAAAACTTATATGATATAGAGTATTACCGTACGCAAGAAGCTGAAGCGGCTGAGGTACTCCTACAATATCCTGAGCTGGCAAGGCGTGTGATTCCTCATACGGCTAAGTATATAGATTATGCTATTAGTAGTGGTTTGGAATGGCAAAAAGTATTTGCCTTGCTTTGTAAGAAGAACTATTTTCCTGATAAGAGCTTTGTAAGGAGTTTTATAGAAGTACTACTCAACCCTTGGAAAAAGAATGTGCTTGATATGTATTGCCGATGGATAGAAGGACTAACACCTACCGAGGAGGAGTTGCTTCCAAGCCAGCATACGCTGTTTGCCTTGCTAACCTTAGACAAATCGTCGCTCATTAATTTTGCGATGAAGAGTATAGCCCAAATAAGTATTCATCCTGCATTTGACTTCCAAGCCTTTGCCGATAATTTTGCGTTGTGCTTTACTGTACCTAAGATTGCTAAATCACAACTCATAGGGGTAGAAATATTGGAAAAATACTACAAAAAGCAAGCTCTTAAGAATATAGAATACTGCGAGCAATTGGCGGTACTCTTTACTGTACCCGATGCCAAGCTACAAGAGAAAGTAGCCAGCCTACTTATAACATATTTTAAAGGAGAAAATTTGGCAGAAATAGTAGTGCCATACAAAGCATATTTGAAAGAAGAGGCTAAAAACAAATTGGAGAACGTAATAAGTAAGATGCAAGAAGAGGTTTCTTTGCAAGAGGAAACTCACAATACAGAAACAACTACTATTACTGAGGAATATAATCCCAGCCCCCTATCAGCACCTTCTTCTTGGGATTCGGTTCTTTTCCTCCTTGGCGACTGCCTTCGTGAGCCTGCTGCTCATACAATAGATGTATTCTTGGAGGGGCTTATCACCTTGCAAGATAACTTCCCTGCCGATTGGGTAAAGTCTCTTTCGCCTTATATCAAGCAGCTTAGCAAGCGAATAGGCAAGGAAATCCCGACGGATATGATCCTCTTAGGAGTTTTGCGTGCGCTGATAGACAAGCGCCCTTTGGCTCTTGACCCTAAATGTAGTTATACATGGGAAGAACTCTGTAAAAAACGTAAAAAGCTTTCCGAAAAAGAATTTGAAGCCTATACGCAGGATTATTACTTAGGCAATGCCCGCCAAGTCCTGCCATATCTTTTCCGTAAAGGGCAAATGGTTATTGACTTCATTCTCCAACACTGCCAGCTGCCATTGCTCTCGACCCCTACGCATCTGCCTTTCTATATAGAAGCAGAGGTATTTGTTGATAAGCTCTTGCAGTACGAAAAGCAGGGCGTAGAACCTGATATTGACGACCTAATTGTAGCTTGTAACCGATTGCTTTTTAGAGAAGTTTCGGTAACAGCCAAAGAAAAATCCAAACAACTCAAGGGTAACTATGCGCTTGCTATCCAATATTACTTGGGTTTAACTGATGAGGTACAACTAACGGAAGACCTCTTGCCTCTTTGGGCGCAAATTACCCGTATTAAGCACCCTGATAGAGAGTTTGAGGAGTTTGCTAGTACTTCGGCTAAGGACATTTTGGGAGTGGTGAAGCCTTATCTGATTGACTATGGTTGGCAAGAAGATAACGGTCATAAAGAATTTGCTTTTGGACACCACACCGAGTGGGTAGGGGTAAGTTATACAGACCTAAAGAATGCTTTCCCATATTGGTATTACAATGCCAATGGAGGAAGCTCACCCATCAGTACTATTTTTGAATATAAGCTAAGCCTCAATCCTCACTACCCCAATGCGATGCTGTGTGACTATATCAGCACTTGGGTTACAGGTAATGAAGTGCGCGAAATTCGGAATATGTCGGTACCTTTGGAAGTGCTTTTGCGCTACGATATTAGGGTACGCCATAGTGGTTGGCTCTATATAGGTACGGCTTTGTTATTTGAGAAACGTCCTTCACGGGATTTGGCGTATGAATATATCTGTCAGGCAATTGCTCGTGGGGAAGACCTTAGTTACCTCAAAACCTATATCGCTCAGGCGCTCGCTTGGGACTTTTTGCCGATCCCTCGTTTTATAGAGTTTTTAGACCGACCTATTAGTGACCCTAAGGTAAAGGCTTTTCAAAAAGCGGTAGTAGAAGTCTATTTGGCTTTGGTTGAAAAGCAAGAAAAGAAACCTACCAATCATAAAAAATTAGCCAATTGGCTAATTAGCTAA